Part of the Salinigranum rubrum genome is shown below.
TCGCTCGTGCCTCGCTGCGCGCGACTGGCAGGGTTCAGAATCCCGTCGAGGCGCATACACGCCTCTCACTACGTTCGAGTCGGTATGCGCCGGCCGGGATTCGAACCCGGGCCATGAGCTTGGAAGGCTCAGGTCCTACCACTAGACCACCGGCGCGCTCGTTCGCTGCGCTCACTCGCGCGCCGAGCCTCCACCTCCTTTCGTTCGGTGGAGACACCGGCGCTCACACGAGTGGAAGCCAGCGTCGTTCTCTCGTATCCGACCCCGGAATAAGGACCTTACGTTACTCGACAGCGTGGCGTGTGACGGCGCGGGCTCCGTGGCCGCGCCTCACGCGCGAGGGATGAGCACCGAAGCGCCGCAGGCGCGAGGAGCGCAATCGGCTGGGGGGTCTTCGCGAGTGCAACGAGCGAACGGCTCGAAGCGGCTCTGCCGCTTCGGTGGACGAGGCATCACCACCCTAGCGAGTCGCTTCTCCGGGACGCTGTGTTCACGGGCGACACCGTCTCGTCTCGCCTCCGAACCCGCGACACCACCTGAAGACGACGGGCTGTCTCTGAGTCCAGCTAATCGTCGCCGTGTGTCCGCGCCGTCTCCCGCAACTCGTCCGAAATCGAGGGAACCGTCTCCGCGTCGACCGGTCCCTCCGCCTCGATCTCCTCCAGCGACTTGGGGAACTCCCGAAGCTCCATGTGGATGGCGATGCCCGCCTTCGCGCCCATCCCCATCGCCACCGGAATCTGGTTGTGGCCGGGGACGATGTCGCCGACGGCGTACACTCCATCCACCGACGTGCGGCCGTGGTCGTCCGCGTCGATGGTGCCGTCGTCGTTCAGGCCGACGCCGAGTTGCTCGGCGAGGTCGGTGTTGTAGTTCGAGCCGTACATGGCGAAGCCGCCCTTGTACTCTCTCACAGTCCCGTCCTCGAACTCGAAGCTCTCCAGCCAGCCGTCGTCGTCCTTCGTGAGGCCGACGACGTCCTCCTCGACGATATCGACCGGGTGTGCGCGGACGAGTGTGTCGGTGTCGTCGCTCCACGTCGGCTCGTCTCCCCGGAGGAGCAGGTCGACCTCGTCGGTGAAGTTGAGCATGATCATCGCCACGTACGCCGCGGAGTCGGAGTGACCCATCACGTACACCGACTCGTCGACGAACATGTACGCGTCACAGTGCAGACAGTAGTGGAGGCCACGACCCGTCCGCGGGAGCGGCGGGTCCGGGCGCTCGTCGTTGAAGCCCGTCGCGAGGACGACGCGCTCGGCGACGTACTCTCCCTCGTTCCCGGCGAGACGGAACCGGCCGTCGTCGGTCCGCTCGACGTCGGTGACGAAGTCCCGGATCAGAGAGGTGCCGTACTCCTCTAGCTGGTCGCGGGCGGTCTGGAGGAACTCGTTGCCCGACACCGACTCGGGCACGCCGATGACGTTGTGGGTGTCGAGCATCATCGCGGCGCGCCCGCCACCTCGGTCGACGAGCGCGGTGTCGTGTCCCAGTCGCGTGGTGTACAGCGCCGAGGTCAGGCCGGCGGGGCCCCCGCCGACGACGATCACCTCGAACTCCGCTGCGGAAGAGGAATCAGTCATCACTCTCCCCTTGGACTGCGGAAAGATAAACGCCGGACGTTCGTGCGTCGATCGAATCCAGCCGGTCCGTGTTGACAACGCACACGATCTCGGTACGAGCGGACCCGCTCCGGACGGCCGCCTCCGCGTGACGCGCGGGCAGAGGGTCAGCCCCGATGTCCGTCCGTTCCGACGACGGCGTAGCAGTTACCGCTGGAGACGAACACGTCGTGGACGACGAGCGCCGAGGCGTCGAGGTCCGCCTCGAACTCCGCGGGCGCGTAGATGTGGTAAAATCGCGGGACGGTCTCGCCGCCGGGCAGCGTCCAGTCGACGGTGGTGTCGAACCCCCTGTCACTCTCTTGCTCTGCGAACCGGTCGTGGGTCGTCGACCACGCGCTCACCAGTCCCCGTCCTCCGCGTGTGAGAACCCGCGCGAGTTCGTCGAGGCTCGCGACGCGGCGCGCACGCGGGGTGAGGTGGTGTACGGCGGCGACGTACACCGCGAGGTCGACCGTCTCTGTCTGGAGGGGAAGCGCGGCGGCGTCACCCTGCAGGAACGCCGCGTCGAACCCCCGGTCCGTGGCTCGCGCGCGCGCCTCCCCGAGCAGTCCCCGGCTGACGTCGAGACCGACGACCCGTTCGGCGTGGTCGGCCAGGAGTTCGGTGTGGCGTCCGTTCCCACAGCCGACGTCGAGCGCCAGCGCACCGCGGCGTTCGGCGAGGAACGTCTCGACCTCGGGCCAGGCGTACTCGCGCGTGGCGGCGAAGTGCGTCGCGATCCGGTCGTACGTCCGCATCGTGTTGACCACGTTGCCCCCCTCTGCGGCGTCGCCGTCCATGCGTGGACTCCGAGGAGCGTCGACAAAAAGTCCGTCACTCGCGTCGCGGACCACGAACTCAGACGATCTGGAACACGACGTAGGTGACGAACACCAGGAGCGTCGCGTGTTTGAGACCGTCGGCGACGCTCCCCTCGCCGAGTTGGCCCGCGATGAGTCCCGAGAAGACCCCCTGGACGAGCGTGACGTGGAAGAACAGGAGCGAGTACGCGTCGGTGTTGACCTCCCCGAGGCCCGAGAAGACGCTGGACGAGGCGACCGAGTCACCCGAGAACGCGGCGCTCTGGCTCGCCGACTCGATGGCGGGGACGAACGAGACGGTGAGCGCGACGATGATGCCGAGGAAGACGAAGAAGGAAACGTAGATGACGACGAGGTAGGTCAGCATCTGCTGGCGGCGTTCCTCCCGGAGCGACCGCGTGTCCTCGGTCTCGTTGGCGGCGATGCGCAGGACCGGGGAGATGTCGCCGCTGGCACCCATCGCGTTGGTGACGAGCGCGACCGACCGCGTGAGCATCGGTGCTCGCGTCCGGTTGGCCATGCGCTGGAGTGCGCTCGCGACGTCCGCGCCGTACTCGATGTCACGGTGTGCCCGCCGGAGTTCAGTGCCGAGCGCCCCGAGGTCGGTCTGGGAGACGCGCTTGATACTCGAGACGACTGTCAGCCCCGCCTCGTTGACGCTCGCCATCCGGTCGAGGAAGTCGGGCGTCGCGTTCTCGATGTCGCGGTAGGTCCGC
Proteins encoded:
- a CDS encoding NAD(P)/FAD-dependent oxidoreductase, which encodes MTDSSSAAEFEVIVVGGGPAGLTSALYTTRLGHDTALVDRGGGRAAMMLDTHNVIGVPESVSGNEFLQTARDQLEEYGTSLIRDFVTDVERTDDGRFRLAGNEGEYVAERVVLATGFNDERPDPPLPRTGRGLHYCLHCDAYMFVDESVYVMGHSDSAAYVAMIMLNFTDEVDLLLRGDEPTWSDDTDTLVRAHPVDIVEEDVVGLTKDDDGWLESFEFEDGTVREYKGGFAMYGSNYNTDLAEQLGVGLNDDGTIDADDHGRTSVDGVYAVGDIVPGHNQIPVAMGMGAKAGIAIHMELREFPKSLEEIEAEGPVDAETVPSISDELRETARTHGDD
- a CDS encoding class I SAM-dependent methyltransferase, which codes for MDGDAAEGGNVVNTMRTYDRIATHFAATREYAWPEVETFLAERRGALALDVGCGNGRHTELLADHAERVVGLDVSRGLLGEARARATDRGFDAAFLQGDAAALPLQTETVDLAVYVAAVHHLTPRARRVASLDELARVLTRGGRGLVSAWSTTHDRFAEQESDRGFDTTVDWTLPGGETVPRFYHIYAPAEFEADLDASALVVHDVFVSSGNCYAVVGTDGHRG